TGTTAGAATGATATAATTGTGTAAATACTCTTGACTAGATTTACTTAAACGAGTGTGAGGTTGGCTGCCACTAGGAGCTTAATTGATTGGTGTTGAAATCGTTATGTGAGATTTGTTCAGTTAATCAAATAGAATAACTAGTTCAAAGCAATGTTTTAAAAATTGAGCCGATGATTGAACCAATCAAACCATTGATTATcggttaaactagtttaaccatcagtccaacaataattaaataaacaatttaaaaattcataaaatattaaaatatattaaataattcataaacttgtTCAATCGATTTAATTGTTAGCCTTTTGTCCCAATTTTCACTTTTTACTAGTTTTGAGTGGTTCGCTCATAGGCCAATTCCATCCCTTTGTCTAAACCTATAACACCTCCTACTCGTATTCGTCgctagaataggatacgaggcattatcggagtttactgaattaatttttatgttattacgagttaaatactattcGTTTACCAAAACATGTTATGGCGTCCCTTAGATGGGTCtccgaagcccaaaacatacatcgagacCAAACTGGgattaaatcgaaaccatagaaaatttttcgcaaaacccccaattttttttttataaactcaatataacccctttataaatatctaaccttccctgtaatttTAAACCTAGACCAATCCAAATcgaccaatccaattcaacatattttcaagatagattcatgcatatccataagataacctcatcatataccaaaaccaagatttgttagccataccaatggctaactttacattcatttcacattaacatttacttcataacttatacatgccattgatttccaaaataaaatttcttGATATACCAAAAtgttgaggttgatagtgtgaagtGTCTCCGACCCAATCCGACCTCCAAGCTCTTAATACTACAaaatagggaaaaaggaaacagggtaagcatgttgtgcttagtaagcccaagaattatacttacctaatattttcaatacaatacaataaatatTCATACATCCATTCAATTTACCATTTACCTATCACACACAAGCTCAACCAAAACATTAATCAAATAGCGTCATATGAGTTTAATACAAAGAttaatgattgatgagctcatcaattccatGTTTTCTATTACCCTTATTATttctcatatttatcccgttgaatttctcagaatttcgatggattttcagaggtacacttttagtgtacaatttcgggcctgtcaattcatattcatgtgcgcacatttctatttcagagagcacacttccgcgaacctcatccttacagcgggattaccagtccagactaaatcccttgtaatataaactcatagagtattgtcgggattaccaatccaggctaaatctcctacaatgacaattactctaatgagcttggatctgaattaccagtccaggctaaatttagaccctaattcggattacctatcctgactaaatccattttacacatatttttcaggagggctatatcaggataggatcactggtccgggctagatcctttttaccgtcaattccttttcagagatctatcaaattttcctttcattcaacggggatttcttccccttttttatcaaatatatcaatgttttataaattttcatacaatgaacattcaaatcatattcacatcaataacatacatttcaagcatttaagaatataattcaagttacaaaaacttacctcgatacttgttcgtatacaaaaaaatctactaatcccgaacattttcctttcctcgatctaacttcatatttgaattttctggatttggtgcaaaaattatgaaataccaacttaaagaacccctcctatggcattttggctgatgagaatgaagagAAATCacaagaaatctagatatttccatattagtcctaattttatttagataattatgcaatattccaattttgcccttaaatcatccattttcttgttgatttcatgcccttgcaatccagcccaaataaattttgggtctgcCTTTTAagtcctttctcattagacacttaagctatttaatcatcccaGCCACTTTTACACatgttccaatttagtcctttttatttaattgactacccaaacattaaaatttcctaacgaaattttaataccacattactaacatttcataaatatttataaaaatattttcgaaTCAGTTTTACGAGATCGAGGTCTCAAtatcttgtttttacccaatttcttcaataatttttttttctaactaaccactaaatcggtaaaaattttctatcgatattttcatacgattttcctattatatcaatattcatgcaaaaatattaaaataaatttctctttaaattggatttgtggttacgaaaccactgttccgataaccttgaatttaggccattacaaaatCGATATATCAAATGGTTCCTAGTCCAACCAATTCGATTCCAAAATCATTGATTCAAAGCATTGTCTACTATGCAATTTTGATCAACATGTTTTCAATCATTAAGTGAAGGTTCCATTGTAATGCATCTTCATTTGtgcaattaattttaatattatcaaaatttaaaatattttaaaaataagaagaaattattggaatattttcaaaatatttataatgttccaATAGTTACAAgtgaaatgttataattataagaAATCTAAAAGCTATAACTAGTTAGAGTGGTGAATTATGTCACTTGATTATTAAAAATTGTGTCATTTTAATCAAGAGGTGTAACACCCATAACTCATACccgtcaccggactagggttacaGTGTATTATCATACAACTCAAAACATTTCATTATAGATAGCATTatgatttataataaaaaaatttaacataGATTCTTGAATAATTAAGTTTACGATAAATTTTGCATATATAGACCTTAAATCGAGCCTATGATGctctaaaaattattttagaaacaaTTAGGGACCAATTCGAAACCTCAAAGAATTCAAGgagaaaactgtaaattttccaaaactaTAGTAGGTATCGATACCCAATCGATACGTATTTGAAAATCGATACCAAAGTTCAATTCTATTCTGTTGTAAACAATGGGTATCGATAATTATTTAATGGTATCGATATTTATGAAACAATATCGATACTCAAGTAAAAATTGATACCGTTTTggcattttgtttattttttttaaagctGTTCATTTGGtcaagtatcgataccaaatgCCATGGTATCGATAATTTTCTTAGAAATGGTAAAATTTCACCTTATCAATATTCAATTCGCATCAAACTCACCTGTTATAAAAGACATTAATAACATACATTCAAACACTTAATATCTAACCAATATGTCTCATTGACACCACAAGTTAATTACCAAATCATTAACATTCAAACTAAGTCCAACTTATTTCAACTCAAGCAATCAACAAATTATTACTTAGTTACTTCCATACCATTACATTTGACTACTCTTAGCACACATAAGTTAACACTTACCATTTGATACATGTAACCATCACTTGAACTTAGGTAGACACCATCAAAGCATGCATCAAAGTTTAAACTACAACCATGTATAAGTAAGTTATATACACAAACAAGCCATTAAAACATTACTACACACAACTTAAACTCCTATTACATGCTATATAAGCCAAGATGTTTATGAAGTCTACCAAAAAAGTTTCCGGATAATGTGATTTCTCGAGTTGACTTGATCTCTCAGTTCCACAAAACGTAGTTTACAAAGAAAACAAGTAAACttacataaagcttagtaagttcatcaaTAAAACGATATAACTTAccgaatttaaaaaaaataattcaaataatagatTAATGAATAAAGTTTCAGTCACAAGATTAATAACAGTATTCCTGTCAATCACAATTCACAACAGGTAAGAAATACTCAAACGTTAAAACGAAGTAATAATCAATGCCCGATAAATGATACACGGATACAGGTACACGGTTAACCACTAGAGAATAAGCCAAACACTCATATGAGCTAATTCAACCGATAACGCGCCTCGGCACCAAGTGCCTAGCCTGTAGGTTAACGTCTGTCCCCGATAACACGCTAGAAAAACACTAAAATATAACATGatagtccacaacaaatgcaggattTCGGTATATTCAGTAAAAAAGAAGATATACAAAGTCATCATCACATCTCATATCAATTCCGTACCACACGCAAAATAACCTATTAGCATGCTAATCGTATTCTATCCTACGTTCATTGGCTCAGGAGATTTTAACGATATTCAATGCTATAATGATTTGTCATCCAAATCTCGTATGCATACATAACAGTAATATCCAAGTCACAgcaaattaattcatcaaaaaatgcaattaaaagtattatatttaaaCTGAGCGAACTTACAAGACTAATCCACAATGACAACAAAGGTACATGGACTATTCCACTATTTTCTCTTTTCCGCGGCTCTCAATGtgttcttgatctagaataataatttcattcaattaactaTATTAACAGCAAAATTAAATCATTTCATGCAATTAAGTCCTCTTTGacgttttacaaaattaccctcaacatttcacttttattcaatttagtccctaggccctaaacatgcaaattaaccaattTTATTTTAAACCCACCTTGACTGAATCTCTTAGGGCCTCTCTACAACTCCTATTTGATGTTATTTCAAAATAAATCTTTGTAATTAATTACctttaacaatttagtcatttaacgttaaaataataaaaaaattacttgataaaatagTTCAATCTAACACCAAAGCTTAATAATCTTCAACAAACATTCAAGAAACAACTCAACTCTTCAATGACAAAAGTTATAGCGTTTGATAGTTTTACGAATTGGTCatcgggttagctagattaagctaatacgagctcaaaaacataaaaattactaaaaacgagcgAAATTTCACTTAACAAAAGGAGATTAAAGCTTGATGAAAGCTTTCCCAACCCTAAAAATGGCTATTCGGGTTTTTTTCCactaagaagaaaagaaaatgttcatattatcatttaattttaacttaaattttaacTATTTACTAAATTACCATTTTTATTACaacttataaaattaccaaatcaTATATATGTCCATAATATAAGTATATGGTTCAATTACCATCAAAGGAGTGTTTAATTGTacaattggtccttcaattattttaaattattagttaattaaacttgatttcaatttaaccctaaattaATTAGGACTAAGCAAATAGCCCAAAAGCTAGTGGATCAATCATATTCACCATCGCTTGGATTTTTTTACTATGGTTTAATTCCTATTTTAGTCCCTTTACTATTTTAAATCTATAGTGATTAACTTTTAcctcttttataatttaatcattttaccttaattaagcaaCCAATCGTCAAGATTACTGGACCAAACTTTAAATTACCTATAATACggctctgtaaatatttaataaaaatattcacgAGCCTAATTTACAGAAacgaggtcctgatacctcattttctgaAACTACTTGACTTCCGAATCAACCACTCATACTAACCATTAATTCAATTAGttaaaattcatcaaattaaaatttaatataacattattattgactcgtataatttaaatactaattatacgaacttactcgtcagatttgtggttccgaaaccactatttcagacaccactaaaaaacgagctgttacaagaGGTGTGACAATTCGATTAAATACTTATTCAAATAGTCATGATTATTACCAAAAATTGTGACTATCCAAATAGACAACTATTAAGATGGTTATGTAGTTATGTCTTTATATGATCATTAGTGGAATTTCCTACAAATAGGATTAATATTTCACTTGGTATATATCACATAAAAAGAACTTCAAAAAAAAGTCTGATTTTGTTCATTAATCTTCTAGTTTTCataaattgtgttataaaaaatTACTGTAAGAgttatttaaagaaattaatattttgttatACATTGTtcagtaaattatttttatcggTAATGTTTATTCATTTTGTCACTctgacttttattttttttttatcactTTAGCCCTCAAAAATTATCATATGCCTTGTATTTATAACGTTAAAATGCGATTTAAATTGCTATTTTTTTTGTACATTTGGAATTTAgtcctatttttatttcaaagGATTTAGTCCCtctgtttttcaaaatttaaaatgcaAACCCAGTTATTAACATCGTTAAAGCTATTAAATTTAAGTTTGTTACAGCATTATCTTTTTGTTAAtggtttttaatttataaatgcCACACTAACGAATTTAATAGATGAATTTTAAGGTGACATTAATAATttaacttgaattttaaaatttaaaaagtaaaaatctTAAATtccattaaaataaaattagaatgactaacttttaaatttatgaaaagcaaaaagatttgaaacatattttaacttttgtattgatattctaaaattttattatgtTGTATAAATTCTACATTGCAAATGATGCACGaaatataaattcaaataataaaaGTAGATATCAACTAGCTTGGattaaaattactttttaaaaaaaaaaatagtagagACTAAAAAGCAATGTAGGGAGTCATCCACGATTGGTTATAGACATTGTGAGTAGAAATTGAAAGTGTAATCATACATGATGGAATTAAAGCTATAAATTATCATTTGCACCATCTGGGTCAAGCTCATTTAATTTTTCCTCTATATTTGTAGTGAATATTTTTGGTAAAATAGAAAAGCAGTAAAATTATTATAAAGGTTGCTATATTAAAAGTCGATTAtattttatcatctttatttAAAAATGAACAATTTAGTTCTTGTATATTAGATAAAAAGTAAATTGgttatttcattaaaaattttatttattttcataattaaaagcGGCATGATTGATAAAATAACTGACGATCTTGCATCTTGATGTTTAACAAAAGAATCaatttacttttaaatttaatatataatgactaatttatctattttgaatagaaataataaaatgtaatccGATTTATAATACAAaaacttttataatatttttataaaaaaaactaaagTCAGAAATGAAAGATAAGTAGAAGATATGGATGAAAATTTGGGAGCAAGGTTTTTATAATATTTCAAACGGATAAATTTGACTGCAAATACTTTTACGATAAAATTAAATTTGTGTATCTTCATGGAGAATGACCCTATTTCCTGTATTGGTCGAGAAAAGCATGTATGTTCCTTTCTACTTCTCTGGCAGATATCTCttgcttttctttttccttttataaatatatatatctaaaattaataataataaaagataattATAAATCTGACTTTAAAAATCTCACCTCCAAACAGTAGCTAAAAGttatataagaaaaaggaaaaaaatattagtagTATAGCAGTAGCATCAAATCACAGGGAGACTTTTATCCAGGATTCAACCAATACCAGAAATCCACATCATAAAAGCAGCCAAACAGTCCCCCGGTTGCACAAACTCTCCATCCTACCCTACTACCGAATCAAAAGAAAAagccaaagaaaaagaaaatctcaAGGCCACAAGAACTTGTGGCTGAGAATCAAACCATGGTGATGTCGTGGCATCCACTTCTCTTTTAAACCCATCCATTAACCCTCACACTTAACTTCATATCACTTCACACCAATTTACCAACCCCCCTCCccctaaaaaaaaaatcaatacctACGAATTGTCTTAGCTGGTTCTTGTTTGGTTGTTGAGAAAATGCAAGAAAGTAAAGACCCTGGGATCAAGTTGTTTGGTAAGAAAATTCATTTACCTGCTGATGGAGAGATTTCAACTCTCTCTGTTGATGAATTCGACAAGGCTCAGTGTGGGAACAGAGTAGTAGATGATGAAGACTATGAagaatttgatgatgatgatgattatgatggtggtggtggtgatggtggtgaagaagaagatgaacagaaAGACAAAACAGAGCAGGTTGGCCAATTCAATAAAACAATGTTTCTTTTTAATCTTCTTGGGGATTTTAAGGATTACCCATTTcttgaaatggtgaaaaattAATGGGTcaattttactttttcttcaattttccatTTTTGGATCCTACTTCTTTTGCTAGAActagctttttctttttcttgctaATCTTTTGGATTctaccccccccccaaaaaaaaaaaaaaaaactattgaaTTACCATACAATtcttttaaaatatgaaattgaaaaatatttatttagctTCCaaattgtgtgtgtgtgtgtgtgtgtttttttttttttttacttatctGGGCTTTGATTATTTAGAGTAGAAAATACTTAGTTCTAAAAAATCAGAAATTTTTTTTTGGGGTGATTATTATACAAGAAATTTGAAGTCCTCGTTCTGCCAAatgtctatttttttttttacttctttaTTGGATTTAGCCAATCAATATTTTTTAGATTCCACATCCCATAGATCCTTTTAACTGGGAAAGTCTTTCCTTCTTGGTTTTTCAATATATCTGTTCGATTCCTTCTTATTTGCAGTATTAAAATCTTTGTTAGCTTTGTTTTTGTCGAATATCTCGATAAGTTTTAGCCTATTAACTGAATTcccaaaattttcaagaaatttcATGGAATATCTTATTGTTATTATGTTTATGCCCCCTTGATTATATCAATAAAACTTTAAACAATTTTCatataaaacaatataaaaaGGAGGGGGGATGTTCTTTAGGACCCTTATCATATTTATACTTGTTTGTTTCTCGAGAAAATTTTCTTGATTCTGGCTGAGAACTGAGATAGGATCATGTAGAAAATTTTTTGGTCTACTTAAAGTTTCTTATTAGGGAAGCATATTAAATTTCAGGATTCTTTAGCAGAACAGATTGCTGATACTGGACAAGAAGATGACAACATCCAGCCGTCAAATAGagaggaatcaactaatccagaGACTTCGCCGGAGCCTAATGTAAACCCGAAAACTCCATCTATTGACGAAGAAACCGGAAAATCGAAGACCGGAAAGACTGATAAAGAACAAAGTGATGGTAGCAAATCACAGGAGAAAACACTTAAAAAGCCAGATCAAATACTTCCATGCCCCCGCTGCAATAGCATGGATACAAAGTTTTGCTACTACAATAATTACAACATCAATCAACCTCGTCATTTCTGCAAAGCCTGTCAAAGATACTGGACTGCAGGTGGTACGATGAGAAACGTACCGGTAGGAGCTGGTCGTCGTAAGAATAAGAACTCTGCCTCGCATTACCGACACATCTCCATTTCGGAGGCTCTTCAAGCAGCTCGAATCGATGCTCCTAATGCAGCACATCACCCTGCCTTGAAAAGCAATGGAAGGGTCCTTAGCTTTGGCCTAGATGCACCCATTTGCGATTCCATGGCCTCTGTCTTAAACCTTGGGGAGAAAAAGGTTTTGAATGGTGCCCGAAATGGATTTCATGGTCTTGAAG
This window of the Gossypium arboreum isolate Shixiya-1 chromosome 12, ASM2569848v2, whole genome shotgun sequence genome carries:
- the LOC108476549 gene encoding cyclic dof factor 3 — encoded protein: MQESKDPGIKLFGKKIHLPADGEISTLSVDEFDKAQCGNRVVDDEDYEEFDDDDDYDGGGGDGGEEEDEQKDKTEQDSLAEQIADTGQEDDNIQPSNREESTNPETSPEPNVNPKTPSIDEETGKSKTGKTDKEQSDGSKSQEKTLKKPDQILPCPRCNSMDTKFCYYNNYNINQPRHFCKACQRYWTAGGTMRNVPVGAGRRKNKNSASHYRHISISEALQAARIDAPNAAHHPALKSNGRVLSFGLDAPICDSMASVLNLGEKKVLNGARNGFHGLEEQRVSVPNRRENGDDCSSGSSITVSNSMEEGGRSCIQENRMGNINGFPSPIPCLPGVPWPYPWNSTVPPPAFCPSGFPMSFYPAAAYWNCGIPGTWNVPWLSPQSSSTSSNHKAPTSGPNSPTLGKHSREGDMAKLDDSEKQKATKQKNGCVLVPKTLRIDDPSEAAKSSIWATLGIKNESLSGGGLFKAFHPKSDEKNHVAEASPVLRANPAALSRSLNFHESS